GCGCTACGAGGAGGTGGACAAGGCCACTCCGGCGCCCACCCCGGCGGCGCTCGAGAAGGAGCGGCGGCGGCGCGCGTGGATGGGGCTGGCGATGATGCTCGTCGTCCTGGCGCTCGGCGTGTACGCGTTCCTGGTGGCCACCGGGAAGCTTCCACGCCCCTTCGCGGGTTGAGAGAGACCATGGAGCGGTTCGTCGACGAGGCGCTCGTGCTGTCCACCATGGACTACGGTGAGGCGGATCGGCTCGTGACGCTCCTCACCCGCGAGCATGGAAAGCTCACCGCCTTCGCCGCGGGGGCTCGCAAGAGCAAGCGCCGCTTCGCGGGGGCGCTGGAGCCCTTCATGCGCCTGCGCGTCCAGATCGTGGAGACGCGCGGCAGCACCGTGCGGCTTGACTCGGCCGACATCGAGGCCGGCTACTACACGGCCCGGCAGGACCTGGCGCTGATTGCCCGCGCCCTGTACTCCGTGGAGCTGTGCCGGGAGCTGACGCGCGACCACGAGCCCCACCCGGAGCTGTTCGCCCTGCTCGAGGAGTACCTCGCCCGGCTGGATGCCAAGGAGGCGGGCCCCACCTCGCTGCTCGCCTTCGAGCTGTCCGCCCTGGCCCACGCGGGCCTCATGCCCCGCTTCGACTGCTGCGCGCTGTGCGGCGGAGTTCCTGGCGAGCGGCCGCGCTTCGATCAGTCCCACGGCGGCGCGGTGTGCGAGCCGTGCAGCGGACGGGCCCGGGACGCGGTGGCCATTCCGCCGGCGCTCCTGTCGGGCCTGCGCGCCCTGCAGGAGGGACAGCGCACGCCGCTGCCCGCCGAGCTGAGAGCCCGGGCGCGCGGCCTGCTCAACGTCTTCATCGCGCATCACCTGGGCCGGCGCCTCAAGAGCGTGGACTTCATGGCCCAGGTCGGACTGGACTGACCTGGCACTGGGAGGGGAGTCATGACCGACGCGGCGCCGCGGCTCGACGTGGTGTGCATGGGCGAGACGCTGGTGGACTTCCTCCCCGCCGAGTCCGGGCGCCGGGTGCGAGAGGTGTCTTCCTGGTCCCCAGGCATCGGGGGCTCGCTCGCCAATGTCTCCGTGGGGCTGGCCCGGCTGGGCGCGCGCTCGGGGCTGGTGTCCGTGCTGGGCTCGGACGAGTTCGGCCACTTCCTGCGCGACCACCTGGCCGCCGAGGGCGTGGACGTCAGCCACGTGCGCCAGACGAACGAGGCCCGCACGGGGCTCGTCTTCATCTCCCTGGATGCGCGCGGGGAGCGCAGCTTCACCTATTTCCGGACGCGCTCGGCGGAGTTCCTCCTCGGCGAGCAGGACGTGGA
This is a stretch of genomic DNA from Hyalangium gracile. It encodes these proteins:
- the recO gene encoding DNA repair protein RecO, whose amino-acid sequence is MERFVDEALVLSTMDYGEADRLVTLLTREHGKLTAFAAGARKSKRRFAGALEPFMRLRVQIVETRGSTVRLDSADIEAGYYTARQDLALIARALYSVELCRELTRDHEPHPELFALLEEYLARLDAKEAGPTSLLAFELSALAHAGLMPRFDCCALCGGVPGERPRFDQSHGGAVCEPCSGRARDAVAIPPALLSGLRALQEGQRTPLPAELRARARGLLNVFIAHHLGRRLKSVDFMAQVGLD